The region aggattttgaagcgtgaagattaagtgtgtccatcatacttcactgctgtatttttgtgagtcttgtattagacgtatcttgtaagccaagtcattatcaagtagatgatagctttggcatagggtgttcattgagttgtaagtgttgtgtcactcaaagcttttaagcgtgagtgctgtgtatcttgattaaagctgtgaagcacaatcaagagttgtttgaagtgtgacttcaacttgtctttaatattgtttaaagatagtaatcactgaggtgattgagggggagtgagtaggaactctgatcttaggttaagattgaaattgcattgggtagggattaagtgataagttgtaaacgggtgagtttagctttgaattgatactactaatagtggatttcctccctggcttggtagcccccagacgtaggtcatgttggactgaactgggtgaacaattacttgtgttatttactgcactaACTGTTAAGTTCTGCttaatccctgtctgtgcagaactggatgtcataacaaccagtttgacatccaaagtctgataactagaatttcacaatccatcaaaactcagccaaataatgtgtttcaagggtcaattaacttctggtgacttggttaaacatgtttaggtccaaaaaGCTTGACAATTTGTCTTGGAAATGAGATTAGTGAACTTAAAGTTTCGGaccatggtgatttcttcagttccaagtcaccatgttcaactcaatgcAGCATCTTGCTTAGGAGGATTTTTGgtcccattctttttgcaatgtgttgacatcataaTAAAGATTACAATGTTCCAAGAAAGGTTGaatttggatgtttgagcacaaagttgTGGCATGTTGAAGTCGGCACGAAAACTtgtcatgtaacttagaaaaatctAAGTATCAAATGtctgaaaatgacctataatgttttaaaCAATTCCATGGCCTTCCATGCAGATTTTGaccttgatccttgaagaaaacttatagagggaatcacaaatgatattgtTCCAAAAGAATAAACCTCaaattttgaaaattgaaaaagttatgaatcttgaaagttgagaaaaagtcgcttgaaaataagtcaaattttactaagtccacaaatgacctataatctcCCTAAACTTTTGATGATCCTTCAAGCATAATTGGCTTTTGTCATGTAAATAGAAGTTGTAGATGATAATGAGAAGACTCATATAAAAAAGGaatcattcaaaaatgttgagatTTGAAGGAGTTATGATCCTTCGAACTTTGACTTCAgatgttgactttttggtcaaaccacttggaagAAGCTTGTGCACTTGGAGTTTTCTTGCATTTaaaggtacatggatgatcatattAACTAAAAGTAAGTTGTTCTTGAATGTATCTTGATTATAATTCTCAAAGCTTGAGGTAGCTTGctgaagaaggcatggaaataaacacacaAACCTTTGACATTCTTTGAGAAGTTAGTCACAAAACTTTGGGATGCTCTTGATCTTGATGAGATTGAAAGGTGCTTGAGGACCTTAGAGATCATGTCTTGAGAGAGATACCCCCTTGAGAATTAATATTTGACCATACTTTGACCTTAGGAATCCACACATACCCTAGTTAATTAGCCATGCTTAATGCTCTTGATGGgaaagccctaccttgcacaataaactcaaagaaacaagacatatttttgctattttcaTTAGTGGTTAGATGAGAAATGAACATATAAAAGTAAAActaaaacaccaacaaagaggtgctttATGATCCCTTTCAAAAAGGAAAACCCAGAGATAACAGTGAGAAGATCAAGAGGTGATATTGTTTGTATGTAAGGATGCAAATGATAtatgggatcttagggttaaatATTAGAGTATGACAGTAATGAGGAAACTCCTTAGAGAAAGGATAAGAAGACGCATGAAGATGAACAtgatttctcatacaaaaggcAATGAGGAAAACCTCTAAACAAAAGGTTAAGAGGAAAGCTGGAGTGAATTGGTGTTCTCCTATAAAAGGCAAGGATAATCCCTTAGCAAAAGGCTAGAAATATCTGTGAAGTGAATAGAAAATGAAATCCCTTATGCAAAAGGCAAGGAATGTGTATTTCTCGCAAAAGGAAGAGAGGACTTGCAAAAGGAAATTACATGATGAGGTAACTCTATTATACAAAAGGTTTACGAGAATTACAATAGGCAAGTGCCAAGAGAGATTTCCCACACAAAAGGCAGTGGGTAGTTACAAAAGGTAAGTAGGATTTGGGAAGTGAACTCCTCATGCAAAAGGCCGAGGGAACTTACAAAAGGTAAGTGAGGAGTTAAATGGTTGTCCTCTACAAAAGGAAGAAGGTAGTCAGACAAGGTAAGCTGAAAGAAGTACTTCCCATGCAAAAAGGAAGGGAGAACTTTATGAGAGGTAAGATGAAAGGGAGACTTCTCATGCAAAAGGAAGGGGATACCTACGAAAGATAGGCTGAGAGAGAGACTTCCCGTGTAAAAAGCAGGGGGAATTATAAAAGGTAAGTTGAAAGAAAGATCTCCTATGCAAAAGGCAGGGGAAATTAAAAAAGGTAAGCTGAAAGACTGACTTCCCATGCAAAAGGCAGGGGGATAAACCTTTCAAAACAAGGTTACCATTATATGACTCACCAAACTCATGCTAGATACTTCGAAATAATCAAGAATGGAGTAGGTCCTTTGTATAGTCTCTTATCTTGTGCTCAAGGTGAAAAGCTTTGTCAAGAATAACTTTCTCGTGCAAAAGGCAACGAGGACATATAAAAAGTATGTGAGGAAACATGAATTCCTTCTAAAGGCAACAAACTCTTTTACGTGCGAAAGGCGGGGAAGGCTTGCAAAAGTCAAGGGGATACTTATAAACGGTAAGAAACTGACAAAAGGTCACAAATATttgtaaaaggaaaataaaaaggTTTGAATATGACTTGCGAGGTGAAACCTAGGCTTTGAGAGGATTTTTCAGACAGAAACTGGGCTTTGGCACGCTCTGACAGGTTGGGACTTTGTAATAGGCACGAAAACCTTATAACGTCCCTCAAGCACAACGACATAGATGAAGTTCTCCAAAAATGGTTACCCAAACCCAGTGACTCACCAAACCTACATTAGGTGCTTCAGAACAAAACGAGATGCAAAGTTCTGACAAGGGTACCTTTCTCGTGCCAAAGTTAACAAGGggacttacaaaaggtaagctATGAGACTTGATTTCGTGCAAAGGCAACTAAAGAACTAACAAAAGGTCAACTGTCTCAATGAAATCTTTTTCATTCAAAAGGCAGGGATGACCGATAAAAAGCAAAAGggacttacaaaaggtaagtgACTGACGAAAGGTCAAAGGGGACTTGCAAAAGGTAAAATGAAGAAGTGATATTTCAAGAAACCTGCTAGAAATACCACTCAATAACTTCATGATAATGTTCTCAGTTGGGGAAGAAGAACCGTCTCAACTGAGGATTTGTTTATGCTTTCGAAAAAGACTTTCATGCAACTATGCATGTTTAattttccatggcgtaatgctccatctTAATGGAATATGCTATGTGTTTCATGATGCAATGATATGCAATGACTGATTTCTTATGCATGATGTCAATGCAGTTTATGCAATGGTCTTGAAGGTCTATAGATGCCCCAAGTTTAGGTATGGTGTGGTGGGCACTGAGAGAGATTTGCTTGATGAGGCTTCAGGTCAACATGGTAGGGATATATCTAGCGTAACTCGCCAACATCTTGGTTTCTTTATATTGTTGGAGAGTGAACTTGGTCTAGGTAATTGCATGTCCCAGGCTTAATCTGGGCAGTTAAACTAGGCTAAGTTCATTTGGCATAAACTGAACAGGCTCATCAACACCATTTGGTGGGTTAGGAACAATGATAGGTTTCAAAACAAGGTGACCACTTGGAAAAGTGAAATAAGTTTGAAGTTTGGATGGATCCATCTATCATTAAAGTGTGCTGGTGTCCCCCCAAGTTTGGATGGCTTAAATGCAACACTAATGGTGTTATTACTACCTCTTCTTCTTCTTATGCTGGAATTTTCAGGGATCACGTTAGTGATTTAGTGGTCGTTTATGCTGAGAATTTGGGTTCTACTTCGGCTCTTATGGCTAAATCAGTTGTGTGTTAAGGCCATTTGAGCTTGCTTTAAGATTCAACTAGAAAAATCTTTGGATTGAAACTAATTCTTCCCATACAAAAATCTTTGGATTGAAACTAATTCTTCCCATACAGATTTTGCGTTCAAGAGGCACTCCATAGTTCTTTGGACATTATGAAACAAATGAGATATTTGTCAAAGACACCTTCAAAATATGAACTATATCATAATCTATATTTATCGAGTAGAAAACACGTGTGCAGATCTCTTAGCTAATTTTAGTCCCACTCTAGATAGATTTACTTTATGGAACCAATTGTCTTTATTTTTTAGAAATGATTTGGTCAAGAAGAAACTCGGTATGTCAAGTTTTAGGTTCTCTGATCATTGATTTTTGCTTcttgttgttgttttgtttctTTGCCAATATATTTCTTAGCAGCTTTTGCTGCTATTTTTTTGCCAAAAAAAATATTTAGATCATCGTTACATATAATATATTTAGTCAAAGTTCTCAcaaatttaaatattaatttatcaatttttatgatattgTATCTTATTTAAGATAATTTTAGAAATAAACTATGTTACCCGTTTTTTAACATAAATTGTTATTTTTTCATATTTATTCAATTGACATATTTTAATAAATATGTATAAAAAatgtatattattattattattattattataaaaaaaattaatttttaaaataatttctATTTATTTACTTACATTTATTATTATACCAATATTATAAATTTAAAATTGAAAAAACAatattatataaaattaaattcTTTAAAATATCATGATATATATAAAAAGGGAGTTCATCTCATTAGTTTTTTAGTTCGTTAATCTATTTAAAATATGTTAGACTATTTATTTGAATAAGTTCTTATTGAAATGACTTTTAAATAGGTTAGAAGTTCATACATACAAATTTTTTGAAACTATGTCTACAATACAATAGACTAGCTACATGCTATGATGTTTTTGACGGCTTGAATTATATATCTTGACCCAACTTATTTCATTACTCTTCACGACAAtctattatatttttttaaatacaaataattatataaataaaagaaataagtggtaaaataaaaataaaatgagctAACAAATTAATTCAACAAAACAATATTGTCTAAGAGTAGCTTAGAACCACACATCCAAATCCATATGACACATTAAAATCATTGTTGGCATAGATACACTTTACAAGATCAGAATAGGGATATCAAATGTCAGTAATCTTTTATCATCCAAACTATTAAATGGTTCATGTTTGTATCTTGTGGTATATTATTTTTTGAAGGTTTAAGTTAAATTATTAATTCTTAAGAAGGTTGTTAGTCTAAAGTATTAAATGGAACTTCTTTCTTTCCGgaattttctttttaaaaatttAGATTAAGAGAGATATACTTGGTACAAGATCTGAAAAAATTACTCATCTCATAATAATGTACATATATATAGTGTGAATCCTTTTGTAATAAAATAGACTCATTCTTGCATTATTATAATATTAAATTTCAATGTAAATTATGTAATAACTTTTGATGAATATACCACAAATCTTTATCGTTACTCTCTCGCCCACCTTTTTTTATTACACTAGATTGTAATTCATAATTCCTAACCAATAATTAATAACGACAAAGAATAAAATAGGTTCATTGACGTTTGAAAGCTgaatagttttttttttttatagaGATAGTGAAATATAAATAAATAAGATGCCCTTTATTTCAACAATATATAATACAACATAAAACTAAAGATTCAAATTCAGTCATATCCAAATCTCATAAATAAAATTAGTTAAGACTGTGTGCTATAATTGAAAGTGATTAACACAACATGAAAAATAAACATTCATCGGGGCATCATAAGGAGGATCAAAGCCATCTGATCAAAAGAATTGAGAGAATTCATATCCGCCACTTCCCTCCGTACTATTGAAATTAGAAGAATGAGGTTGCATCATAGGATTTTGAAAAAATTGTGGTTGAATAGTTTGGACAGGTGAACCCTGAATTACAAGCCTAACATATTGTGCAACAAGTTTCTTAAGTTCCTCCAAAACCTTCTTGAATAATTCAAGTTGAGCTCTATTCATTCTATCAATGGAACAAACCCACCAAAACTGAGCCTCAATTGCCTTGCGTAAATGGCTCAGCTCATCACCACACTTCTTCTCAATGTCCAGCATATTGTTGATTTTGGTTAGCTGACTATTGAGCTCACGCAAAATGGCGCCACGATGAACCCCAATGAATTGCATGGTGTCATTGTTTTGGGGTGGAACATGTGATAGATAACGATCTATGACTGTATCAACATGTGGGTGACCAAAGGAAAACACCTTCTCACCAGGTGAGAATACAATGAGAGCAACATCTGCATCACAAAGTGTGCAAAGTTCACTGGCTTTCTTGAAGAGCCCACTACGACGCTTCGAGAAAGTCACTTGCAAGTTGCTTGCATTGCTCATCTTTTTCATCTCAATCTTTTGACGACCATGACCTTTCCTTCCCATTGACATGGTTACAATTCAAAAACCGAGAAGAGAGAAAAGATATGAATGTGTTTAAAATTTCAAACTATGAAATGACACATTGTAATTGAGTGTGAAGAGATCATTTTATAGCCAAATTTTGAGTGAATAAATTGTCTCTAGAATTTGGATTTCGCTAAAAAATTGAATCAAGTTCTTTTTCATTCATTCTACCTTTtcattaaattaaaatatttatttagAGATTCACATTTAATCTCTTTTTACTTTGTTTATATGGTCGGAAATTCAATGAATTTTTTTCACTCTTTTACCGTATTGTATTTATCTATTAGATAAATTGTACTTAGATAATTCTAGAACTTTGAAATAAATATGTTTATATTACTGTCATTATACAAAAACATATATAATTAAGATTTCAATATATTCTTTAGAATAGTATTAGTTAAATTGTTCTCGCAGCTAAATTTGAGTTTTATTATATGGTTGAAGTATTTTTAATGTACTTTTTCCTGTAAAAAAACTAATACAATAAATATTTAAGATTAGATATTAAAActttaaaataattattttagaTTATACAATGAATAAATATGCTtgcttttaagaatttttttaaataatatattaaaattatttaatatttaatttcaaaacaatacacaacatttttttttcttttattcaAAATGGTAAATTTATTATAGTTATCACGTAATATTATTGATGATAATGCACAACTAAAGAAtgaaaactattttaaaatatAATGTGCGGCAAAAGTGTGATAATTTGtttaaattttataattttataatttattttttatttaacaTTTCCCAATTTAACATcatattatttttttaaactaTATAATAAAAACATTATTTGTGTCATTTCTTATCTAGTTTCTGAATGTTTACATGTAAAGGTGGTTTCTTTTTAGGATGCAATGCATTAGGTCAATTGTAATATTAATAGCATGAAAATACTAGTAATATATTCACTCTTTTTTTCAATAATCTCCTAATAGTTCATATATTTATTTAGATTGAATTTAATTGTcacttttataaaaaaaatgttattattttttattttacaaaataaattaaattttttttagtaaatataAAACCGTTGTCAATGATAATATAAGAATCATAATCAATTATGAATAGGTGATTAGATTGTTGAAGATGATAGATGGGATAGTAAAAGTTAATTTTTAAGGGAGtctatttttattatatttattttgtGCTAAGAAATTCAATATTTATTGTTATATACTTTTTTAATATATGGTATTGTTTGAGTAATTTCTATACTAAACATTAACAAAATTTAGAAATATAAATAGTTAAATTTTCAAAATGTAATGCATCGTAAAATGTAATATGTAACATATAACATGACATGGGGAGTGTTAGAAACATGTAACATATGTTGTTCTTTATAATATCCATTGTCATTTTGCAAAAAAGATTGACACCATCACAACACCGTCAAAATTTCTTGAATATAAAGGCTTAagcttttatatatatatatatatatatatatatatatatatatatatatatatatatatatatatatatatatatatatatatatatatggagaCCGAATCTTAAATGTGTACATGGCGATGAAAAATATAAGTACTCTGATTGTCGTTTCTAAGTCTACTTCACAAACATACTTTGAAAGGGGAATTCGTCGGTGTTAAAATAACACACGAAGAGTAACAAAATGGTATTGATGATTGCAGAAATCATCTTCAGGGATGATTGACAATGGAAAAGGGAAACTAGCCAATGTCACCCAAAGATATATTAGTTTATGTGGGGAATGAATTGAATGAGTTTTGCATCTTGGAAACTTGTCCCATTACGTAAGGGattttttgaattttgattaGTACTGTAGAGGATAAGATGATCAATGCGGGAACCGAATTTTAATCCTTCTACTCAAAGACAAACTCATGTACAATCACAAATGCATGTATATGATCTCCCTCTAGAGTATTGGAGATCCCATACTTTGTGTGAGATTGAGAGAGGGATAAGTACACTACTCATGCTACATGAAGCTATGAGAATTAAATAGGTTCATTGAATTTTAAAAgatgaataattttttttaaagatagTGAAATATAAATAAATAAGATGCCCTTTATTTCAACAATACATAATACAACATAAAACAAAAGATTCAAATTCAGTCATAACCAAATCTCATAAATAAAACTTGTTAAAACTGTGTGCTATAATTGAAAATGATTAACACAACATGAAAAATAAATATTCATCGGGGCATCATAAGGAGGATCAAAGTCATCTGATCAAAAGAATCGAGAGAATTCATATCCGCCACTTCCCCCCATATTATTGAAATTAGAAGAATGAGGTTGCATCATAGGATTTTGAAAAAATTGGGGTTGAATAGTTTGGATAGGTGCACCCTGAATTACAAGCCCAACATATTGTGCAACAAGTTTCTTAAGTTCCTCCAAAACCTTCTTGAATAATTCAAGTTGAGCTCTATTCATTCTATCAATGGAACAAGCCCACCAAAACTGAGCCTCAATTGCCTTGCGCAAATGGCTCAGCTCATCACCACACTTCTTCTCAATGTCCAACATATTGTTGATTTTAGTTAGCTGACTATTGAGCTCACGCAAAATGGCGCCACGATGAACCTCGATGAATTGCATGGCATCATTGTTTTGGGGTGGAACATGTGATAGATAACGATCTATGACCGTATCAACATGTGGGTGACCAAAAGAAAACACTTTCTCGCCCGGTGAGAATACAATGAGAGCAACATCTGCATCACAAAGTGTGCAAAGTTCACTGGCTTTCTTGAAGAGCCCACTGCGACGCTTCGAGAAAGTCACTTGCAGGTTGCTCGCATTGCTCATCTTTTTCATCTCAATCTTTTGACGACCATGACCTTTCCTTCCCATTGACATGGTTAAAATTCAAAAATTGAgaagagaatttttttttaatgtgTTTGAAACTTCAAACTAAGAAATGACACATTGTAATTGAATGTGAAGAGGCCATTTTATAGCCAAATTTTGAGTGGATAAATTGTCTCTAGAATTTGGATTTGGCTAAAAAATTGAATGAAGTTCTTTTTCATACATTCTACCTTTTCATTAAATTAAAGTATTTATTTAGAGATTCCCATCTAATCTCTTTATACTTTGTTTATATGGTAGGAAATTCAATGAATTTTTTTCACTCTTTTATCATATTGTATTCATCTATTAGATAAATTGTACTTTTGATAATTCTAGAACTTGCAATAAATATGTTTATATTACTGTCATTatacaaaaatatatataattaagACTTCAATATATTATTCAGAATAGTATTAGTTAAATTGTTCTCACAGCTAAATTTGAGTTTTATTATATGGTTGGAGTATTTTTAATGTACTTTTTTCTGTAAAAAAACcaatataataaatatttaacattagatattaaaattttaaaataattattttagaTTATACAATGAATTTTTTTTGAGGTAAAAATGGTAAAATTATGATAGTTATCACGTAATATTATTGACGATAATGCGCAACAAAAGAAtgaaaactattttaaaatatAATGTGCGGCTAAAGTGTGAAAATTAGtttaaattttataattttatgTATTTATTTTGTATTAAACATTTCACTATTTAATATcatattatttttttaaactaTATAATAAAACATTATTTGTGTCATTTCTTATCTAGTATCTAAATGCTTACATGTAAAAGTGGTTTCTTTTCAAGATGCAA is a window of Lathyrus oleraceus cultivar Zhongwan6 chromosome 6, CAAS_Psat_ZW6_1.0, whole genome shotgun sequence DNA encoding:
- the LOC127097422 gene encoding agamous-like MADS-box protein AGL62, encoding MSMGRKGHGRQKIEMKKMSNASNLQVTFSKRRSGLFKKASELCTLCDADVALIVFSPGEKVFSFGHPHVDTVIDRYLSHVPPQNNDAMQFIEVHRGAILRELNSQLTKINNMLDIEKKCGDELSHLRKAIEAQFWWACSIDRMNRAQLELFKKVLEELKKLVAQYVGLVIQGAPIQTIQPQFFQNPMMQPHSSNFNNMGGSGGYEFSRFF
- the LOC127093595 gene encoding agamous-like MADS-box protein AGL62, which translates into the protein MSMGRKGHGRQKIEMKKMSNASNLQVTFSKRRSGLFKKASELCTLCDADVALIVFSPGEKVFSFGHPHVDTVIDRYLSHVPPQNNDTMQFIGVHRGAILRELNSQLTKINNMLDIEKKCGDELSHLRKAIEAQFWWVCSIDRMNRAQLELFKKVLEELKKLVAQYVRLVIQGSPVQTIQPQFFQNPMMQPHSSNFNSTEGSGGYEFSQFF